GCTGCCTTTACATCCGAAGTCATTGCTTGAGCTCCCCTGTCAGCTGTCACGCCACACCAGGGATTGGCGTGACAGGGGGGGCTACGCAATCGTTGTGCCAGCCAGCTCCAGACACTTCCCGTCGAGGGCGGGAGGCCTCGGGACGGGGCGATGAAAGAATCTTGAAGCCCGTGGCCCGGGCGATGAACGAATTTTAAAGTCCTTCACTCCGAGGGCGGGTTCTCCTCCAGGCGGCGGAGGAAGGTCGGATAGGACAAGCCCAGTGCGCGGGCCGCCTCCATGCGCCTGCCCCCGAGCTGCTCGAGCACGTGCCGGACATAGAGCCGCTCCACTTCATCGAGCGGGCGGGGTGGGCCTGAGACGGAGAAGGCATTGGGGTCGACCGCGGCCGGCGCGCCGCCCCCCTTGGCGAGCGACTGCAGCTCGAGCGCGGGGCCGAGCTCGAGCACGAGCGCCCGCTCGAGCACGTTGCGCAGCTCGCGGACATTGCCGGGGAAGGGATAGCTCACCAGGCGCTCCTCCGCGGCGGGGGAGAAGGGGACCGGGCGCCGTCCGAGCTCCGAGCAGAGCTCCTGCACGAGCGTGCGCGCGAGCGGCAGCACGTCCTCGCGGCGCTCGCGCAAGGGGGGCACGTCCACCCGGAACACGCTGAGCCGGAAGAGGAGGTCCTCGCGAAAGCGTCCGGCGGTGACCTCCGCTTCGAGGTCCTTGTTGGTGGCGGCGACAATCCGGGCGGTGCTCGTGAGCTCCGTCATGCCACCGAGTCGCCGGAAGGCCCCCTTGTCTAGAAAGGTGAGCAGCTTGGCCTGGAGCGCGAGCGGCAGCTCCCCCACCTCGTCGAGGAAGAGGAGCCCATCGCTCGCGAGCTCCACGAGCCCGCGCCTGGCCGTCTTCGCATCCGTGAAGGCGCCGCGCTCGTGACCGAAGAGCTCGCTCTCCATCATCGTGTCCGGGAGCGCGGCGCAGTTGATCTGCACGAAGGCCCCCTGCTTCTGGCGCAAGGCATGGAGATGGCGGGCGAGCACCGCCTTCCCCGTTCCGGTCTCCCCGAGCAGCAGGACGGGACTTCGCGGCGTGGTGGCGATCCGCTCCAGCATCTGGAGGGTCCGCTGCATCGCTGGCGAGCGGGACTCCGCCATCCGATGCCGTCCTTCGAGGACGCTCTCGGCCTGGCGCAGCCGTTCCTGGAGCTGGAGGTCGCTGGCCGCGCGGCGCGCGCGCATCACCAGGTCGTCGATCTCGACCGGTTTGCTCAGGTAGTCGCGAGCCCCCGCCCGGATGGCTTCGACGGCGCTCTCGATATCGCCGTGCGCGGTCACCATCAGCACGACGGTCGTCGGAAGCTGGGCACGCAGCTCGGGCAGGAAGACGAGCCCATCTCCGTCCGGCAGTCTCCGGTCCAGCACGACGAGGTCGGGCGCCTCGGCGGCGAGCGCGACGCGGGTCTCATGCAGCGAGCGCGCGACCCGGACGCGGAAACCCTCCTGGCTCAGCATGGAGGCCGCGAGCGAGGAGAAGGTCCTGTCGTCATCGACGAGCAGCAGGGAGGTGCTCATGAAGCCATTTTCTCAAGCGGAAGGCGAACCGTGAAGCGGCTGCCTCCGGGCACGCGTGTATAGGAAACGCTTCCGCCATCATGCGCGCGGATGGCCGTGCGCACCATCGGAAGCCCGAGCCCGATTCCCTTCGACCGGCCCACCGCGAAGGGCTCCCAGAGCCTGGGCTCGAAGGCCAGGGGCACTCCTCCCGCGTTGTCCTCCACGACGAGCACCACCTCCGCGCCTTCGCGAAGCAGCTGGACCTCGACGCGAGGCGTCGGTTGCTGGCCTGTGTCATGGGCCACGGCGCCGGCTTCGACGGCGTTGCGGAT
This DNA window, taken from Corallococcus coralloides DSM 2259, encodes the following:
- a CDS encoding sigma-54-dependent transcriptional regulator codes for the protein MSTSLLLVDDDRTFSSLAASMLSQEGFRVRVARSLHETRVALAAEAPDLVVLDRRLPDGDGLVFLPELRAQLPTTVVLMVTAHGDIESAVEAIRAGARDYLSKPVEIDDLVMRARRAASDLQLQERLRQAESVLEGRHRMAESRSPAMQRTLQMLERIATTPRSPVLLLGETGTGKAVLARHLHALRQKQGAFVQINCAALPDTMMESELFGHERGAFTDAKTARRGLVELASDGLLFLDEVGELPLALQAKLLTFLDKGAFRRLGGMTELTSTARIVAATNKDLEAEVTAGRFREDLLFRLSVFRVDVPPLRERREDVLPLARTLVQELCSELGRRPVPFSPAAEERLVSYPFPGNVRELRNVLERALVLELGPALELQSLAKGGGAPAAVDPNAFSVSGPPRPLDEVERLYVRHVLEQLGGRRMEAARALGLSYPTFLRRLEENPPSE